One Citrus sinensis cultivar Valencia sweet orange chromosome 5, DVS_A1.0, whole genome shotgun sequence genomic window, TTGGAATCACTAGATCTCTCAAATAACAAGTTTTCAGGACGGATTCCTCAACAACTGGTTGAGCTCACATTTCTCGCATTCTTCAATGTCTCGGACAATTACCTTACAGGGCTTATACCACAAGGAAAGCAATTTGCTACATTTGACAACACTTCTTTCGACGGCAACTCAGGATTGTGTGGAAAGCCTTTGTCCAAAGGATGTGAGAGTGGTGAAGCTCCATCAAATGAAGATCATACTGAAGGCTCGGAGGAGTCTCTGTTTTCAGGTGCATCTGATTGGAAAATCATTCTGATTGGCTACGCGGGCGGACTTGTGGCAGGATTGGTTCTCGGGTTCAACTTCAGCACAGGAATTATCGGATGGATTCTGGAGAAGTTGGGAAGGCAGCAAAAGGCAAcaaggaggaggaggagacGTAGAAACTGAATGCAATTATAATGTTGTTGTGATTTTCGTTTCTAATTTTGTCATTGTAATGttggtggtttttttttttaaatggatccTTACATTTgtccttaaaaaataaaaatataaactggtttattatataataaaaattggttTCTGGTTTTGTcgcttttcaaatttaaatcactACTAggtatgaataaaaaaataatagtgtttggtaattaacatattattaaatgataattatgAGGGACTAGGTTCTACTTctaccattaaaaaaattataataataattttgacaacaaAAGTAAAGATAACAAAGGTTTTTATGCAACAACTATGGGTAAAAATCATCTTTACATGCATCCAAGCTAATGGCGACACTTGAATGATATGGCCAATTTAACTTTGGTTCGTCATTCCTATCTCAAAAcctaagaaataattttacagctattttcttctctgtgaCAGCTCTGTTTCTGCTTCTAATGAACAGCATCTATATTAGTGTACTGGACGTTTTCACACGAAGCAAATTTATTGACCAATTACatgacaaattaattattgaaaagaaaaggaaatgtAATAAAGCCCCGATGAATAAGTTTgatatatctaattttaaatgaaaaaaaagatatttacacAAAGATCCaacttgttatttttattccgCATTAGACCCAATAATTATAACTTAGAAGAAAGCTATGCTATTTTCTAACTgccttatataaatttatgaggAGAACAAACATTACATTTTACTATTTGTCATGAATCTTACAATGACTCCGGAagagcttttttattttttttaaaggaaaaataaaaattaacgcCTAATGAAGATCAGTTAATTGatactgaaattttttttcctcacttaattttgaaaatatgctTTTTCGATATTTGAATATTGCTCGAGTATTCATTTTCCTGTTTGGATTTAGATAGATCAAGGTAAAATATCAGAGTTCGCATACAATTGGCCTCCAATTTCtgatcttaaaatttttcacgTAATGAAGGACAATACTTTTCGTTGATTGGGAAGAGGAGCATCCTTCTTGCTGCATTTCTATTGTCAGCATTGGTTTTGCTATTACCATGAGTACGCATACTTGTACCATGACAAGAACTAGAGCTGCAACCAGAATGCATTTTCAGAAGCGACCGCTTATGGCGTTGGAGATATCTTTCTCTGTGGTCCGGTTGATTGTTACGCTCATTTAGTTTATTCTGGCAGAATTTGGAGTCGAACAATTTTAATACATCTGTTTTCCCACTAATCTTTGCTATATATAATTGCTGCTGTGTTTACTTTCAATACTATTTAACACAAAACTCTCTTTTTTCAGTGCCAAAGCTTTAAAGATGTTAATAGATGGATTTGTGAGTAATGTTTCATTGGCTTATTTTAGAAGTCTGACGATTTGATTATTGTTTCGTGGTTAGAGCCTACCCCATTTGCCCATTTGATTCAGATTCAAGTTGACTGTAATTATAGGtttcaattttgattataaaataacacTGGGTCCAAGTTTTGGCCATAGgtgttacaattaatttcaattacttTGTAGTCCAGTTGGATAAATATCTGACTACTAGAATAATGGGCTAACATGAGGAATTTTTGTGatagatatttgaaaattagtcATTTATCACAAGAATATGATAGACACGTGATAGAATTTTCATACATCATAAAGGCATGATAGATTTGTGATAGAGTTTTTATATATCATATGAATATGATAGcgtattaatatttaatgaaacgGTGAGTTTATGATAGATCAATTTGGGCATGAAACGGCACTGTGTGTtgatatttcataatttaaaaaaattttaaaataaaaatatttatttaacttcTAAACGGTGTTGTTTACTATAGACTTTAAACTACaagaaaattctaatttttaataaacactTCAGCTCCTTTGACTTCATCACTCCATCGACAAGGGCTGAGAAACCTAAGCATTGAAACCcctcaaaatccaaaattaacaTGCCCTACTTTAATCTACAAATTGGTTTTGAAATCCATTGCATGGAAACCAAAATCATCGTATATGCTAATGAAGAAACCACttcattataaatatttaggcACAAAATCACCATATATGCTCATTGTTGCGCCTTCGAACAACACGTTCGCTATTGAAGCCGTTGTTGTCACTATTTCTTTGCATTGTTTAATTGGCGGTGGAGAAGCCATCCTTGTAATTTCTGAATCCTTAGGTTTATTGTCAAttagcttttttattttttattttgaataaattagttgggcattataaaattaattgtcaGTTTTGTTCTTATCTCCCTTATTTGTTCATAATTTATGCCCTGTTTTTGGGATTTCTATCATGAATggtttatctttattatttattttttaattcttgtttgtttcatttgttatttttttattttcttaattcaaGAAGCTTATATTTTGTCCTTTTATTAAATCTTGAAATTGTTCAATCATTTAATTTAGTATgtcctttttaaaaattttttttttctgaattgCAGGATTTCACTGCTTTGTTCCCTTTCAAATTCGATTTCTAGCATCAGGTTTGTTCAATTCTTTACTTGCCTTTCCATTCAATGTTTAAACAATGCTTGCTGGCAATGATTTGTctgaattttgttatattttgtaatttttcagTCAGAGCTTGCATGTGTGTGAACTGATTTTGCTTGATGATATATCACTTTTCATGACTAGTGTTTTTTATTGGGATGGATCCAAAACTGAGGTCCAATGGTGTTGACGTTTCTTTTTGAGTTATGCTATTTAGCCATAAGGAAGACAGAGGGACGACAGATAAGGCAGAATTTGCTGCCGTTTCACGCGTCCTTCTCACTCTTCCCCATGGTCCACaaatacattaaaataatggTTAAAAAATGGCGCAAAAATAATGTTTGATCTCAATGAAATAAGCAATGGCCCGCAATAAAGTTTAGAAATGGAGGCCTGTGATCTACTCCTGCAGTTGTCTacagctttaaaaaaaaatgcggCCATTTCCTTTCTCCAAGCGGCAGAACTCCGACTTCGATagccaaataaaataaaatcattggCTTGCTATTTAAAAGATGAGAAATCTGCAATCGGTGCCGTCGAGATTTGAGTTTGGTGCCGACAACCACCACGTCAACAGAGGCAGCTTTGCAGTTGATACATATAAGTGGCACAAATTGGCCATTGACCATTGAGAAGGCATGGAATGGAAATTGTTCGGGTATCTTTGCAGCTGCGGAATTCAGCATTTGGACTCCATTTGAGAGAACAAAAATCTACAACACTGACAATAAGACACCCGGATCTTTTTCCATCCTCATCGGTTCTCTCCCTAATTGCTACAACTTGCACTATGACTTgatgaatgaataaaaatttgctGTTACAATATCGTCCTGTAACTATTTATGTCAACAGCAGGGCATCTACTAGACATGTCCAGAAAATCTTCTTTAACTATATATCAGAACCTATTTAACTATCAGAACCACATCAATGGCAGCACTATTGACTGCAAGGTTGTggcttttgtttcatttttttttttaagaaattgttGAAAATGACCGGTTTTGTGCTGCTGCGTGGTGAGGGAGAACGAAGCTGAGACCGACCTAGTGTTGAAACGGGAGAGAGACATGGAGAATGTTGGGAGAGAGAGATCGAGAATCTTGCTGCTTGGTGAGGGAGACGCGTGAGTTTTTTGCTGGATTTTTGCGTGCGTGCGTGTGGTGTTTGCACGTTCGAACAGGTGGCTTTTAGACCCAAATTTTTGTGCTCTCCTTTAGTCCTTCATGTCAataccattttcctttttaaagtgttattttaatattttaaacgCCAAATGGTAAGAGTAAGAAGGACGCGTGAAACGGCAGCTCATGCTGCCGTTTCTATCGTCCTTCTCACTCCTTTTTGTTcgtttatcatttttctttttttaatgattgtGAGTTAGATTTGGTAACTGATAATACTTTCTAGTGTATTTTATTGAGCTGAAAAGTGAGGCCCcctttttcaattgtttttttatgtttgaaagAAATGGTACCATATGGGCGCAAGTTTGGTCATGTGGAGCAAGGAATATTTCGTtacgtgtatatatatatatatatatagatatagtcTTGCGGTCCATGAAATGCTGGATTGTTAGATttggttttaaaaataaatgttaaatgtATGTGGGCTAAATTATTTAGGATATTATTAGTGGGTATTGCTAGTTAGAGGTTTTGGTAAACGATGACAgcactttaatttaataaaccCCGGTCAAGGAATGGAATTCACCATTTTTCGCCAGTTGTTTGTAagatttgtttgaattttgagttGATATCATatccaaataatatttatcatttttttttcaaatggtCTGGACCACTTTGGAattatgttttcattttttcaaacaaaaataaaattgatgtaTTACCCATATGAGTTGATTTATGAGGATCATCATTTTGAggattgaaataaaattataaaaatttgtggtTTTTCTTGAGGGTGAAAATGTTGTATTTTAGTCCTTCTATTGATTTTTAGcactccaattttttttttttaacattttgaaTCTTTAGGCAAAATTAAAGTGTCATATATCGTATAACAATGGTGACAAGGACTGAAAatgcatatatttatatttcaccTATTTTCTACAACTAAGGCTCGATTGCATCTAAGATTATTTGGTAGTGGTTAAATGCGGTGTGTTGTccaattcatatatttaacaaGATGAAATCAATCTCCAGAAATATCATAACATAATAACAtcaatcattaaaataaatcatgtaattaatttcataaattaaattgcataagtttattaatttttccttttcctcttTGGTATCAATGTCCGTTGAATCGCACAACGAAGGGACCATCCATTCGTGCTTTGgaaaaaatgacaataaaatGGCGTGTATGGCTTTTCAAGTGAATAAATGCTCTTGCGTTTTGTGGTGTTAAAGATTTCAGAAGTACCAAGAGCCAAACTTGGCTCATCAATTTGGCGGAACCCAccaggaggaaaaaaaaaggtcggCGATCTTGATCGGCCCTTACTAACAGACGACTATTCCAACCAATCATATAGCGACGCGTGTGCTGATTGATTACGAAAATCAACCCTTACACCGAGGCCGTTGGATTTCGTCATCAAAGTCTGCCACGTtcgttttcttgtttttaaatgAGTTTAGAACGCTTTAATACGTATGCAACTTTGGTACAAAGAATGAGAAAATGTGCCCACTCTTCCTTgggaaattctttttttttggtttttgcaCTCAAATTTTATCGTTTACaccaattttttataatagcaTAGATAATATATCTTTAAGTTAGAAAATGAGCGTTATACCAAATAGCGTCATGATGTattcattcattatttttttttcctttaatggtaaacttataattttgacAAGAATTAAAGGGAGATTAATTGTGGATGCAATTATGCTTCTTTAGAAACACTACACTTGTACCTACCAATGCGATTAGAGTAGTACACATTCTGTGGATGATACAttattgaatattttgaataacaAGATGATCCATAAGCAAATTCATTAACTAAATGAAGACGaaaaattgttattgcttCAAACTACAAATGGAAATTCACATGACCATTTACAAGGTTCATTACTTAGACCCATTTTTAGCTTGagatttgagttttaatgtGAATTAATTAGTATGGAAACTTACGTACAATCttcagtaaataaaaatatacctAACATATTGCAAGTTGTAAGATCTCATATTCAAACAGCCGAGTCATGGGTCAACGAAacactaataatttttcaacactttttaaattttaatttttcaacgTTACTgcatcaaaaatattattcaaagtATCAACATCTTATCGTATGTTGCCTTGCCCTACGGGTTTATTACTATCGATGTCTCTTCATATTTCCACACCGCAAATATAAATGCAAAGACACTCAAATATCGCCGGTAGCGATGAATGGGcgattttgaaaagcaatttttggaatttaatcaatttccACACAAATGGGTTAAAGTCAATGAACCCTATTTAATGCGAGttctactaattaattaatcctcACGTTTGCTATAAACGTATTTTCGGTGGCGACGGAATGGTAAAAGTTTATGACATcacatcaaataataaaaaataaatattattaagaataACTTTGgttgactttaaaaaaaaaacaaaaagagtcCAATGACTACAATGTTTGAATTGCTGCAATTTGCCTATAAAAGCAAACCAAGATCCTTAAATTTCTTCACATCTACAaagttaaacaaattttatttttgagaaaactATGGGTTTATCCTCTATATGTTTATTCACAATATTCATACGGTTAGTTTTtcccttcattttctttaatttaacaattgCTAACGTCGCTGCTTCTTCTATGCTGCCACTCTGCCATGATGACGAGCGCTCTGCTTTGTTGCAATTCAAAGAAAGCCGCATCAGTGGTGATTTTTATGCTTGGAAATTTGACTGTCGTCCTACAATGGCATCATGGAAGCCAGAAGAAGGTAACGTTGATTGCTGCTCTTGGGACGGCGTTCATTGCAATAAGAACACTGGTCATGTCATCAAGCTTGACCTCTCCCATAGCTGCCTTTTTGGTTCTATCAACTCTAGCAGCAGCCTTTTCAAGCTTGTCCATCTCGAGTGGCTTAATCTTGCTTTGAATGACTTCAATTCCTCCGAAATCCCACCAGAAATCATCAACCTTTCCAGGTTATCATACTTGAACCTCTCTGGAACTTCTTTATCTGGCCAAATACCATCAGAAATTCTGAAGCTGTCCAACTTGGTGTCCCTTGATTTATCACTAAATGATGTTCCTGGTGGTAGACTTGAACTCCAGAAGCCCAGTTTCGTAAATTTAGTTGAGAAGTTAAGCAATCTAAAAACACTTGACCTTGGTGATGTTTCTATTCAGTCAACGATACCTCGTAACATCGCAAATCTATCTTCTTTGACGTTTGTTTCTCTTCGAAACTGTGAATTGCaaggtaattaaattttatatattttctccttaattaatatacatgcatgttattgttaaatatataaattttactcgAAAATTGCCAATTGCGATGTTAAAttcattagtaaaattttttattatttttaattttctacttAAGCAatgtgttcttttttttttttacaaatttcagGAAGAATTCGATCTTCACTCGGTAATCTATCGGAGCTCCTTCATTTAGACCTTTCACTAAATGAATTACGGGGTGAGCTGCCTGTTTCCGTTGGTAATCTTCATTCTTTGAAAGAAGTAGATCTCTCTGCAAATTTTTTGTCAAGTGAGTGGCCTATTTCCATTGGAAATCTTAGTTCTTTGAAAGAACTTGACCTTTcacaaaatagattttttggTGAGTTGCCTATTTCCATGGGAAATCTTGGTTCTTTGAAAGAACTTGACCTTTCACAAAATGGATTTTTTGGTGAGTTGCCTACTTCCATTcgaaatcttttttctttggaaaaaCTTGACCTTTCAGTCAATAAATTATCCGGTGAGTTTCCATGGTCGACTGGAAATTTCAGTTCTTTGAAGCTATTAGATCTGAGGTCATGTGGTTTTTGGGGCAAAGTTCCACATTCGATTGGCAATTTCACCCGGCTACAATTTTTGTATCTtggatttaataatttttcggGTGACTTACTTGGTTCCATTGGAAATCTTAGGTCATTGGAAGTAATACAAATctcaaattgtaatttttcagGTCAAATTACATCTTCACTTAGGAATCTTACCCAACTTACCGTCCTTGACATGGCTCAAAATTCTTATAGCGGAACAATAGAGTTAGATGTTTTACTTActttttggaaaaaattagaagtttTAGTTCTCTCATTAAATAGGTTGTCAGTGCTCACCAAAACCACTTCCAATACCACTTCACGGAAACATCAATATATAGGATTGCGTTCATGCAATCTTACTAAATTTCCAAATTTCTTGGAAAACCAATATCATTTGGTGGTCCTGGACCTTTCTGACAATAGAATTCAGGGAAAAGTACCTAAATGGTTGTTAGACCCCAATATGCAGAATCTCAATACCTTGAACCTTTCGCATAACTTGTTAACCAGGTTTGATCAGCATCATGTTGTTCTTCCAGGGAGTAAAGGTGATTTGGTAACTTTTGATCTTAGCTCTAATAATTTACAAGGACCACTCCCCATTCCACCCCTCAGAACCATTAACTATCTAGCGTCAAGCAATAGCTTAAGAGGGGAAATTCCATCGTGGATATGCAATTTGAATATTCTTGAAAGCCTTGTTTTGTCTCACAATAACTTAAGTGGCTTGCTTCCTCAATGTTTAGGCAATTTTAGTGATGAACTTTCGGTGCTCGACTTGCAGGGGAACAACTTCTTTGGGACTATCCCGAATACTTTCATTAAAGAAAGTAGGTTAGGTGTGATTGATTTAAGCCATAATCTACTCCAGGGAAGAATTCCAAGATCATTGATCAACTGTTCAAAGTTGGAATTTCTTGGTCTTGGGAACAACCAGATTAGTGACACTTTTCCCTCTTGGTTAGGAACTCTTCCAAACTTGAATGTTCTTATCCTACGATCCAACATATTTTATGGCATTATAGAAGAACCCAGAACTGGTTGTGGATTTTCTAAACTCCGCATTATTGACCTATCTAACAACAGATTTACTGGAAAGCTTCCATCAAAGAGTTTCCTGTGTTGGAATgccatgaaaattttcaatacaagtGAGCTAAGATATCTGCAAGATGTGCTTTTTCCGTATGGACAAGTGTCTAGTAATGTACTTGGCACTTATGACTACTCAATGACAATGAACAGTAAAGGGCGAATGATGACATATAACAAGATTCCGGATATCCTCACGGGCATTATTCTCTCAAACAATAGATTTGATGAGGCGATTCCAgcatcaatttcaaatttaaagggACTTCAAGTCCTAAACCTTCACAACAATAATCTCCAAGGCCATATTCCTTCATGTTTGGGTAATCTAACAAATTTGGAATCACTAGATCTCTCAAATAACAAGTTTTCAGGACGGATTCCTCAACAACTGGTTGAGCTCACATTTCTCGAATTCTTCAATGT contains:
- the LOC107176106 gene encoding receptor-like protein 9DC3, yielding MKIVNASELRYLQDVLSPSGKLLMTTYDYLLTMNIKGRMMAYNKIPDILAGIILSNKSFDGAIPASISNLKGLQVLNLHNNNLQGHIPSCLGNLTNLESLDLSNNKFSGRIPQQLVELTFLAFFNVSDNYLTGLIPQGKQFATFDNTSFDGNSGLCGKPLSKGCESGEAPSNEDHTEGSEESLFSGASDWKIILIGYAGGLVAGLVLGFNFSTGIIGWILEKLGRQQKATRRRRRRRN
- the LOC102610857 gene encoding receptor-like protein 7 isoform X1 encodes the protein MGLSSICLFTIFIRLVFPFIFFNLTIANVAASSMLPLCHDDERSALLQFKESRISGDFYAWKFDCRPTMASWKPEEGNVDCCSWDGVHCNKNTGHVIKLDLSHSCLFGSINSSSSLFKLVHLEWLNLALNDFNSSEIPPEIINLSRLSYLNLSGTSLSGQIPSEILKLSNLVSLDLSLNDVPGGRLELQKPSFVNLVEKLSNLKTLDLGDVSIQSTIPRNIANLSSLTFVSLRNCELQGRIRSSLGNLSELLHLDLSLNELRGELPVSVGNLHSLKEVDLSANFLSSEWPISIGNLSSLKELDLSQNRFFGELPISMGNLGSLKELDLSQNGFFGELPTSIRNLFSLEKLDLSVNKLSGEFPWSTGNFSSLKLLDLRSCGFWGKVPHSIGNFTRLQFLYLGFNNFSGDLLGSIGNLRSLEVIQISNCNFSGQITSSLRNLTQLTVLDMAQNSYSGTIELDVLLTFWKKLEVLVLSLNRLSVLTKTTSNTTSRKHQYIGLRSCNLTKFPNFLENQYHLVVLDLSDNRIQGKVPKWLLDPNMQNLNTLNLSHNLLTRFDQHHVVLPGSKGDLVTFDLSSNNLQGPLPIPPLRTINYLASSNSLRGEIPSWICNLNILESLVLSHNNLSGLLPQCLGNFSDELSVLDLQGNNFFGTIPNTFIKESRLGVIDLSHNLLQGRIPRSLINCSKLEFLGLGNNQISDTFPSWLGTLPNLNVLILRSNIFYGIIEEPRTGCGFSKLRIIDLSNNRFTGKLPSKSFLCWNAMKIFNTSELRYLQDVLFPYGQVSSNVLGTYDYSMTMNSKGRMMTYNKIPDILTGIILSNNRFDEAIPASISNLKGLQVLNLHNNNLQGHIPSCLGNLTNLESLDLSNNKFSGRIPQQLVELTFLEFFNVSDNYLTGPIPQGKQFATFDNTSFDANSGLCGRPLSKGCESGEAPTNEDHTEGSAESLFSGASDWKIILTGYAGGLVAGLVLGFNFSTGIIGWILEKLGMQQKATRRGRRRRN
- the LOC102610857 gene encoding receptor-like protein 7 isoform X2, producing MGLSSICLFTIFIRLVFPFFFFNFTIANVTASSMLPLCHDDERSALLQFKESRISGDFYAWKFDCRPTMASWKPEEGNVDCCSWDGVHCNKNTGHVIKLDLSHSCLFGSINSSSSLFKLVHLEWLNLALNDFNSSEIPPEIINLSRLSYLNLSGTSLSGQIPSEILKLSNLVSLDLSLNDVPGGRLELQKPSFVNLVEKLSNLKTLDLGDVSIQSTIPRNIANLSSLTFVSLRNCELQGRIRSSLGNLSELLHLDLSLNELRGELPVSVGNLHSLKEVDLSANFLSSEWPISIGNLSSLKELDLSQNRFFGELPISMGNLGSLKELDLSQNGFFGELPTSIRNLFSLEKLDLSVNKLSGEFPWSTGNFSSLKLLDLRSCGFWGKVPHSIGNFTRLQFLYLGFNNFSGDLLGSIGNLRSLEVIQISNCNFSGQITSSLRNLTQLTVLDMAQNSYSGTIELDVLLTFWKKLEVLVLSLNRLSVLTKTTSNTTSRKHQYIGLRSCNLTKFPNFLENQYHLVVLDLSDNRIQGKVPKWLLDPNMQNLNTLNLSHNLLTRFDQHHVVLPGSKGDLVTFDLSSNNLQGPLPIPPLRTINYLASSNSLRGEIPSWICNLNILESLVLSHNNLSGLLPQCLGNFSDELSVLDLQGNNFFGTIPNTFIKESRLGVIDLSHNLLQGRIPRSLINCSKLEFLGLGNNQISDTFPSWLGTLPNLNVLILRSNIFYGIIEEPRTGCGFSKLRIIDLSNNRFTGKLPSKSFLCWNAMKIFNTSELRYLQDVLFPYGQVSSNVLGTYDYSMTMNSKGRMMTYNKIPDILTGIILSNNRFDEAIPASISNLKGLQVLNLHNNNLQGHIPSCLGNLTNLESLDLSNNKFSGRIPQQLVELTFLEFFNVSDNYLTGPIPQGKQFATFDNTSFDANSGLCGRPLSKGCESGEAPTNEDHTEGSAESLFSGASDWKIILTGYAGGLVAGLVLGFNFSTGIIGWILEKLGMQQKATRRGRRRRN